In bacterium, a genomic segment contains:
- a CDS encoding ferritin family protein, with amino-acid sequence MQELSFAEIMSYAKIAEDNAIAFYQGAAAKAARPEVKKFLGELAKMEQGHKRHLEDLLKKVEKSGKVPRLRRAIHTLGYAEYIKPAAIDADASYRDVLEAAMVKEREAVMTYESLARLVDDAEAKQVFELLHREEQKHLQGFEAEYDDLTNQNW; translated from the coding sequence ATGCAAGAGCTGAGCTTCGCGGAGATCATGAGCTACGCCAAGATCGCGGAGGACAACGCGATCGCGTTCTACCAGGGCGCGGCGGCCAAGGCCGCCCGGCCGGAGGTCAAGAAATTCCTCGGGGAGCTGGCGAAGATGGAGCAGGGGCACAAGCGCCACCTCGAGGACCTGCTCAAGAAGGTCGAGAAGAGCGGGAAGGTCCCGCGGCTGCGCCGGGCGATCCACACGCTCGGCTACGCGGAGTACATCAAGCCGGCGGCGATCGACGCGGACGCCAGCTACAGGGACGTCCTCGAGGCCGCGATGGTCAAGGAGCGCGAGGCGGTGATGACCTACGAGTCGCTCGCCCGGCTCGTCGACGATGCGGAGGCGAAGCAGGTCTTCGAGCTGCTGCACCGCGAGGAGCAGAAGCATCTCCAGGGCTTCGAGGCCGAGTACGACGACCTGACCAACCAGAACTGGTGA
- a CDS encoding sulfide/dihydroorotate dehydrogenase-like FAD/NAD-binding protein, whose protein sequence is MFEILEKKVWLPEEPRIVEFLVKAPEIARAHRAGQFVIVIPVEGGERIPLTIADSDAKAGTISLVFQEVGASTMLLGRLEKGQTIPHVAGPLGKPTHIEKFDGAVVCVGGGIGVAPIHPIAKAMKAAGNHVISILGARSKNLMIYEERMKTASHEVKITTDDGSYGAKGFVTDALKGLIDGGTKVGCAVVIGPPIMMKFTCKVTEPYKIPTFASLNTIMVDGTGMCGACRVTVGGKTKFVCVDGPEFDGHAVDFDEMMARQRQYLPEEKLAKDRCASGRGTCQTV, encoded by the coding sequence ATGTTTGAGATCCTGGAGAAGAAAGTCTGGCTGCCCGAGGAGCCGCGGATCGTCGAGTTCCTCGTGAAAGCCCCCGAGATCGCCCGCGCCCACCGCGCGGGTCAGTTCGTGATCGTGATCCCCGTCGAGGGCGGCGAGCGCATCCCGCTCACCATCGCCGACTCGGACGCGAAGGCCGGCACGATCAGCCTCGTGTTCCAGGAGGTCGGCGCCTCGACGATGCTGCTCGGGCGCCTCGAGAAGGGGCAGACGATCCCGCACGTGGCCGGCCCGCTGGGCAAGCCGACGCACATCGAGAAGTTCGACGGCGCCGTGGTCTGCGTCGGCGGCGGCATCGGTGTCGCGCCGATCCACCCGATCGCCAAGGCGATGAAGGCCGCCGGCAACCACGTGATCTCGATCCTCGGCGCGCGCTCGAAGAACCTCATGATCTACGAGGAGCGGATGAAGACCGCCTCGCACGAGGTCAAGATCACGACCGACGACGGCAGCTACGGCGCGAAGGGCTTCGTCACCGACGCGCTCAAGGGACTGATCGACGGCGGCACGAAGGTCGGCTGCGCGGTGGTCATCGGCCCGCCGATCATGATGAAGTTCACCTGCAAGGTCACCGAGCCCTACAAGATCCCGACGTTCGCCAGCCTGAACACGATCATGGTCGACGGCACCGGGATGTGCGGGGCCTGCCGCGTCACGGTCGGCGGCAAGACCAAGTTCGTCTGCGTGGACGGCCCGGAGTTCGACGGGCACGCGGTGGACTTCGACGAGATGATGGCGCGCCAGCGGCAGTACCTCCCCGAGGAGAAGCTGGCGAAGGACCGCTGCGCCAGCGGCCGCGGCACCTGCCAGACCGTCTAG
- the gltA gene encoding NADPH-dependent glutamate synthase — MPEQNAKVRAKNFQQVTTGYTEEMAQLEAQRCLQCKKPTCTIGCPVSVPIPEFIKAITEKDYAKAVAAIKRTNLLPAVCGRVCPQEMQCESKCVVGKKNEPVAIGRLERFVADWEASQGAAPVPPTPKKTGKKVAVVGTGPGGLICAGYLIQKGHDVTMFEALHKAGGVLVYGIPEFRLPKAIVQREVDYLIKLGCQLKTDFVVGKTRTIGQLMDEDKFDAVYIGVGAGLPWFMDVPGENLNGVYSANEYLTRNNLMKAFEFPNADTPIKRHKNVAVVGGGNVAMDSVRTALRLGADNAYIVYRRGMEELPARKEEIEHAQHEGVQFKILTAPVKVIGNKDGWVEGLECVEMELGEPDASGRRRPIEKKGSNFVMKIDAVIPAIGTGANPLLAMTTPDMQFNKRGYIVTENPQTGRTTKKGVFAGGDIVTGAATVISAAGAGRQAGMAIDKYLSDGEWWDPNAPPPPAAVPAAK, encoded by the coding sequence ATGCCGGAGCAGAACGCGAAGGTGCGCGCGAAGAACTTCCAGCAGGTGACCACCGGCTACACCGAGGAGATGGCCCAGCTCGAGGCGCAGCGCTGCCTGCAATGCAAGAAGCCGACCTGCACCATCGGCTGTCCGGTGAGCGTGCCGATCCCGGAGTTCATCAAGGCGATCACCGAGAAGGACTACGCCAAGGCGGTCGCGGCGATCAAGCGGACGAACCTGCTGCCCGCGGTCTGCGGCCGCGTCTGCCCGCAGGAGATGCAGTGCGAGAGCAAGTGCGTCGTCGGCAAGAAGAACGAGCCGGTGGCAATCGGGCGCCTCGAGCGCTTCGTCGCGGACTGGGAGGCTTCGCAGGGTGCCGCCCCGGTGCCGCCCACACCGAAGAAGACCGGCAAGAAGGTCGCCGTCGTCGGCACCGGCCCCGGCGGGCTGATCTGCGCCGGGTATCTCATCCAGAAGGGCCACGACGTGACGATGTTCGAGGCGCTGCACAAGGCCGGCGGCGTGCTCGTCTACGGCATCCCGGAGTTCCGTCTGCCCAAGGCGATCGTGCAGCGCGAGGTGGACTACCTGATCAAGCTCGGCTGCCAGCTCAAGACCGACTTCGTGGTGGGCAAGACGCGCACGATCGGCCAGCTCATGGACGAGGACAAGTTCGACGCGGTCTACATCGGCGTCGGCGCGGGCCTGCCGTGGTTCATGGACGTCCCCGGCGAGAACCTCAACGGCGTGTACAGCGCCAACGAGTACCTGACGCGCAACAACCTGATGAAGGCCTTCGAGTTCCCGAACGCCGACACGCCGATCAAGCGGCACAAGAACGTCGCGGTCGTCGGCGGCGGCAACGTGGCGATGGACTCGGTGCGCACGGCGCTGCGCCTCGGCGCGGACAACGCCTACATCGTCTACCGCCGCGGCATGGAGGAGCTGCCCGCGCGCAAGGAGGAGATCGAGCACGCGCAGCACGAGGGCGTGCAGTTCAAGATCCTCACCGCGCCGGTGAAGGTCATCGGCAACAAGGACGGCTGGGTCGAGGGCCTGGAGTGCGTCGAGATGGAACTCGGCGAGCCGGATGCGTCTGGCCGCCGCCGCCCCATCGAGAAGAAGGGCAGCAACTTCGTGATGAAGATCGACGCGGTGATCCCGGCGATCGGCACGGGGGCCAACCCGCTGCTGGCGATGACGACGCCCGACATGCAGTTCAACAAGAGGGGCTACATCGTCACCGAGAACCCGCAGACCGGCCGCACGACCAAGAAGGGCGTCTTTGCCGGCGGCGACATCGTCACCGGGGCGGCGACGGTCATCTCGGCGGCCGGCGCGGGCCGCCAGGCCGGCATGGCGATCGACAAGTACCTCAGCGATGGCGAGTGGTGGGACCCGAACGCGCCGCCGCCTCCGGCTGCAGTGCCCGCGGCGAAGTAG
- a CDS encoding cytoplasmic protein, producing the protein MKKSVYVSLGALVVSLGLTGGAGPATAQDVAAVAPKNVKVLVDNDRVRVLDVLDKPGEMEPMHFHPDFVTVGLGTTRIKVTTPDGKVVEKERKLGDAVYSGPVTHSIENIGPADFHVIVIELKK; encoded by the coding sequence ATGAAGAAGTCCGTGTATGTCTCGTTGGGCGCCCTGGTGGTCTCTCTCGGATTGACCGGTGGTGCGGGGCCGGCAACAGCACAAGACGTGGCTGCCGTGGCCCCGAAGAACGTGAAGGTTCTGGTGGACAACGATCGGGTGCGCGTCCTCGACGTCCTGGACAAGCCCGGCGAGATGGAGCCGATGCACTTCCATCCGGACTTTGTCACGGTCGGCCTGGGCACCACCAGGATCAAGGTCACCACGCCGGACGGAAAGGTGGTCGAGAAGGAGCGCAAGCTCGGAGACGCGGTGTACAGCGGACCGGTCACGCACTCCATCGAGAACATCGGCCCAGCCGACTTCCACGTCATCGTCATCGAGCTCAAGAAGTAG